A genomic stretch from Enterobacter dykesii includes:
- the ruvX gene encoding Holliday junction resolvase RuvX: MSGTLLAFDFGTKSIGVAVGQRITGTARPLTALKANDGTPDWNLIERLLKEWQPDDVIVGLPLNMDGTEQPLTARARKFANKIHGRFGVSVKLHDERLSTVEARAGLFEHGGFRALSKGSVDSASAVIILESYFEQGF; encoded by the coding sequence ATGAGCGGAACGCTTCTGGCCTTCGATTTTGGTACCAAAAGCATTGGCGTCGCCGTGGGTCAGCGCATCACCGGTACCGCGCGTCCGCTTACGGCCCTGAAGGCCAATGACGGCACGCCAGACTGGAATCTTATCGAGCGTCTGCTCAAAGAGTGGCAGCCGGATGATGTTATTGTTGGGCTGCCGCTGAACATGGACGGCACAGAACAGCCGCTTACCGCCCGGGCGCGTAAGTTCGCCAATAAAATCCATGGCCGCTTTGGCGTCTCCGTGAAGCTGCACGACGAGCGTCTGAGCACCGTCGAAGCGCGTGCGGGTCTGTTTGAGCACGGCGGCTTTCGGGCGCTCAGCAAAGGCAGCGTGGACTCTGCTTCCGCCGTGATTATCCTCGAAAGCTATTTCGAGCAGGGCTTTTAA
- a CDS encoding type IV pilus twitching motility protein PilT, with amino-acid sequence MDVEEIVALSVKHNVSDLHLCSDSPPRWRRLGRLEPAPFPPPDVGALLKAWLNDEQQGTWWAKGQVDFAATVAGGQRLRGSAFKQMRGVSLTLRLLPRSCPQLSSLGAPRVIPELLSNDAGLILVTGATGSGKSTTLAAMVDFLNHHADGHILTLEDPVEFIYQSERCLIQQREIGQHSPSFAEALRSALRQDPDVILLGELRDSETIRLALTAAETGHLVLATLHTRGASQAIERLVDTFPAQEKDPVRNQLAGSLRAVLAQRLLPDLQGGRVALYELLVNTAAAANLIREGKTWQLPGIIQTGQQAGMQNFDQSLAERRAQGRL; translated from the coding sequence ATGGATGTGGAAGAAATTGTGGCCCTTAGTGTAAAGCATAACGTCTCCGATCTACACCTGTGCAGTGATTCGCCACCGCGCTGGCGTAGATTAGGCCGGCTTGAGCCTGCGCCCTTTCCGCCTCCCGATGTCGGAGCGTTATTAAAAGCGTGGCTTAACGATGAGCAGCAGGGAACATGGTGGGCAAAGGGACAGGTGGATTTTGCCGCGACGGTGGCGGGAGGCCAGCGCCTGCGCGGGAGTGCCTTTAAGCAGATGCGCGGAGTTTCTTTGACGCTGCGGCTGTTGCCACGTAGCTGCCCGCAGCTCTCTTCGCTGGGCGCGCCGCGGGTAATCCCGGAACTGTTGTCAAATGACGCCGGGCTGATTCTGGTCACCGGGGCGACCGGCAGCGGCAAATCCACTACGCTGGCGGCGATGGTCGATTTTCTAAACCACCATGCTGATGGCCATATCCTCACGCTTGAAGATCCGGTGGAGTTTATCTACCAGAGCGAACGTTGCTTGATCCAGCAGCGGGAGATAGGTCAGCACAGCCCGTCATTTGCCGAAGCGCTGCGCAGTGCCTTACGCCAGGATCCGGACGTTATTTTGCTGGGGGAGCTGCGCGACAGCGAAACGATCCGCCTGGCGTTAACGGCGGCGGAAACCGGACATCTGGTGCTGGCGACGCTGCATACGCGAGGGGCATCGCAGGCGATTGAACGGCTGGTCGATACGTTCCCGGCGCAGGAGAAAGATCCGGTGCGTAACCAACTGGCCGGCAGCCTGCGGGCGGTGCTGGCGCAGAGGCTGCTTCCCGATCTACAGGGCGGGCGCGTCGCGTTGTATGAACTGTTGGTGAACACAGCGGCGGCGGCGAATCTGATTCGTGAAGGGAAAACGTGGCAACTGCCCGGCATCATTCAAACCGGTCAGCAGGCAGGAATGCAGAACTTTGACCAGAGCCTGGCGGAGAGACGGGCGCAGGGGCGGCTGTAG
- a CDS encoding YggS family pyridoxal phosphate-dependent enzyme — protein MNDIAHNLAQVRDKISAAAARCGRASEEITLLAVSKTKPASAIAEAIDAGQRAFGENYVQEGVDKIRYFQEQGNTDLQWHFIGPLQSNKSRLVAEHFDWCHTIDRLRIATRLNDQRPAEMPSLNVLIQVNISDENSKSGIALSELDTLAADVAALPHLTLRGLMAIPAPESSYERQFAVAQQMAVAFEALKARYNTVDTLSLGMSDDMEAAIAAGSTMVRIGTAIFGARDYSK, from the coding sequence ATGAACGACATTGCGCATAACCTGGCACAGGTCCGGGACAAAATCTCAGCCGCCGCAGCGCGTTGCGGCCGTGCTTCAGAAGAAATTACGCTGCTTGCAGTCAGCAAAACCAAGCCTGCGAGCGCCATCGCAGAAGCTATTGATGCAGGCCAGCGGGCGTTTGGTGAAAACTACGTTCAGGAAGGCGTGGATAAAATTCGCTACTTCCAGGAACAGGGGAATACGGATCTGCAGTGGCACTTTATTGGCCCCCTGCAGTCGAACAAAAGCCGTCTGGTGGCAGAGCACTTCGACTGGTGCCACACCATCGACCGCCTGCGTATTGCTACCCGCCTGAATGACCAGCGTCCGGCAGAAATGCCGTCACTCAACGTGCTGATTCAGGTCAACATCAGCGATGAAAACAGCAAGTCCGGCATTGCTCTGAGTGAGCTGGATACGCTGGCCGCAGACGTGGCCGCCCTTCCGCACTTGACCCTGCGCGGGCTGATGGCAATTCCTGCGCCTGAGTCAAGTTATGAAAGGCAGTTTGCCGTGGCACAGCAAATGGCTGTAGCATTTGAGGCGCTTAAAGCGCGCTATAACACGGTAGACACGCTTTCGCTGGGCATGTCGGATGATATGGAAGCCGCCATCGCGGCAGGCAGCACTATGGTGCGCATCGGCACGGCAATTTTCGGTGCGCGCGACTACTCAAAATAA
- a CDS encoding YggT family protein: MKTLTFLLSTVLELYTMALLLRVWMQWARCDFYNPFSQFVVKITQPVVGPLRRIIPAMGPIDSSSLLVAFILSVIKAIVLFMVITFQPIIWIAAVLILIKTIGLLIFWVLLVMAIMSWVSQGRSPVEYALIQLAEPLLRPIRNLLPSMGGIDFSPMILVLLLYVVNMGIAELLQSTGDMLLPGLWMAL; the protein is encoded by the coding sequence ATGAAGACGTTGACTTTCCTGCTCTCAACAGTGCTTGAGCTGTATACGATGGCGCTTTTGCTGCGCGTCTGGATGCAGTGGGCCCGCTGTGATTTTTACAATCCGTTCTCGCAGTTTGTCGTGAAAATCACGCAACCTGTTGTCGGACCGCTGCGCCGCATTATCCCTGCGATGGGTCCCATCGACAGTTCGTCTCTGCTGGTGGCGTTTATTCTGAGCGTTATCAAAGCGATCGTGCTGTTTATGGTCATCACCTTCCAGCCGATTATCTGGATTGCTGCGGTCCTGATTTTAATCAAAACCATCGGCCTGCTGATTTTCTGGGTGCTGCTGGTCATGGCCATCATGAGCTGGGTAAGCCAGGGGCGTAGTCCGGTAGAATATGCGCTGATCCAACTGGCCGAACCGCTGCTGCGCCCGATTCGCAATCTGCTGCCTTCGATGGGCGGTATTGATTTCTCGCCGATGATCCTGGTTCTGCTGCTGTACGTGGTTAATATGGGGATCGCTGAGCTGTTACAGTCGACGGGCGATATGCTGCTGCCGGGGCTGTGGATGGCGCTATGA
- the yggU gene encoding DUF167 family protein YggU: MSAVSTCADGLVLRLYIQPKASRDSIVGLHGDELKVAITAPPVDGQANAHLTKYLAKQFRVAKSQVIIEKGELGRHKQVKILNPQSIPTEVAALTEQD; encoded by the coding sequence ATGAGTGCCGTAAGCACCTGCGCTGACGGGCTGGTTTTGCGGCTGTATATTCAGCCGAAGGCCAGCCGTGACAGTATTGTCGGGCTGCATGGCGACGAGTTAAAAGTCGCCATCACCGCCCCGCCGGTTGACGGCCAGGCGAACGCGCATCTGACCAAATATCTGGCAAAACAGTTTCGCGTCGCCAAAAGCCAGGTCATCATTGAAAAAGGTGAACTTGGGCGACATAAACAGGTAAAAATCCTTAATCCGCAATCTATCCCGACGGAAGTCGCGGCTCTGACAGAACAGGACTAA
- a CDS encoding XTP/dITP diphosphatase, whose protein sequence is MQKVVLATGNAGKVRELASLLNDFGLDVVAQTDLGVESAEETGLTFIENAILKARHAAQITGLPAIADDSGLAVDFLGGAPGIYSARYSGVDATDQQNLEKLLVALKDVPDEQRTAQFHCVLVYMRHAEDPTPIVCHGSWPGVITREAAGNGGFGYDPIFFVPTEGKTAAELTREEKSAISHRGRALKLLLEALRNG, encoded by the coding sequence ATGCAGAAAGTTGTTCTCGCGACCGGTAACGCCGGCAAAGTGCGCGAGCTGGCCTCGCTATTAAATGATTTTGGGCTGGACGTGGTCGCCCAGACCGATCTGGGCGTGGAGTCCGCCGAAGAGACGGGTCTGACGTTTATCGAAAACGCGATCCTGAAAGCGCGCCACGCCGCGCAGATTACCGGCCTGCCTGCGATTGCCGACGACTCCGGCCTGGCCGTGGATTTTCTCGGCGGTGCGCCGGGGATTTACTCTGCGCGCTATTCCGGCGTTGACGCCACCGACCAGCAGAATCTGGAAAAGCTGCTTGTCGCCCTGAAAGACGTACCGGACGAACAACGCACCGCGCAGTTCCACTGCGTGCTGGTTTATATGCGCCACGCGGAAGACCCGACGCCTATCGTCTGCCACGGCAGCTGGCCGGGCGTGATTACCCGTGAAGCTGCTGGCAACGGCGGCTTTGGCTACGACCCTATTTTCTTTGTCCCGACCGAGGGCAAAACCGCTGCGGAACTGACCCGCGAAGAGAAAAGCGCAATTTCCCACCGCGGACGCGCGCTGAAACTGTTACTGGAAGCACTGCGTAATGGCTAA